A DNA window from Sphaeramia orbicularis chromosome 22, fSphaOr1.1, whole genome shotgun sequence contains the following coding sequences:
- the atl1 gene encoding atlastin-1 isoform X2, protein MMAKHRKDRDSWGSLGDKNVYDWSSEEEEPDDRARPIQVLLVKDDHTFELDEAALSRILLAEDVRDREVVAISVAGAFRKGKSFLMDFMLRYMYNHASDSWLGDADEPLTGFSWRGGSERETTGIQIWSEVFLVDKPDGRKVAVLLMDTQGTFDSQSTLRDSATVFALSTMISSMQVYNISQNVQEDDLQHLQLFTEYGRLAMEETFLKPFQSMIFLVRDWSFPYEFPYGQEGGMKFLEKRLKISENQHEELQNVRKHIHSCFTNISCFLMPHPGLKVATNPHFDGRIKEIDGEFINNLKVLVPWLLSPRNIDVKEINGSKITCRGLLEYFKAYIKIYQGEELPHPKSMLQATAEANNLAAVAAAKDLYNKKMEEVCGGDRPFLAPSELQTRHSAIREEALQVFRGVKKMGGEEFSRRYLQQLEGEIDEVFVQYIKHNDSKNIFHAARTPATLFVVIFVMYVAAGITGFVGVDIIASLCNMILGLALITLCTWAYIRYSGEYRELGAVIDQVAGALWDQGSTNEALYKLYNVAANHRHLYHHAFPGPQVDDVAEEQDKKKD, encoded by the exons GGTCCCTTGGTGATAAAAATGTTTACGATTGGagctcagaggaggaggagcctgacGACAGAGCTCGCCCCATTCAGGTACTGCTGGTTAAAGATGACCACACCTTCGAGTTGGATGAGGCGGCGCTGAGCCGCATCCTCCTGGCGGAGGATGTCCGAGACCGAGAAGTGGTGGCCATCTCTGTGGCCGGAGCTTTTCGCAAGGGCAAGTCCTTCCTCATGGACTTCATGCTGCGCTACATGTACAACCAC gCGTCCGACAGCTGGCTCGGAGACGCTGATGAGCCACTAACTGGTTTCTCCTGGAGGGGGGGCTCAGAGAGGGAGACCACTGGGATCCAGATCTGGAGCGAGGTCTTCCTGGTGGACAAACCAGATGGGAGGAAG GTTGCTGTTTTGCTAATGGACACCCAGGGCACGTTTGACAGCCAGTCGACACTCAGAGATTCGGCCACGGTGTTCGCTCTGAGCACCATGATCAGCTCCATGCAG gTTTACAACATCTCCCAGAATGTACAGGAAGACGACCTGCAGCACTTACAG ctttttacTGAGTATGGAAGACTTGCAATGGAGGAAACTTTCCTTAAACCATTCCAG TCTATGATTTTCCTGGTTCGAGACTGGAGCTTTCCATATGAGTTTCCCTATGGACAGGAAGGAGGCATGAAATTCCTTGAAAAGAGACTGAAG ATCTCAGAGAACCAGCACGAGGAGCTGCAGAACGTCCGCAAACACATTCACTCCTGCTTCACCAACATCTCCTGTTTCCTGATGCCTCACCCAGGACTCAAAGTGGCCACTAACCCACACTTTGACGGAAGAATTAAAG AAATTGATGGTGAGTTCATCAATAACCTGAAGGTCCTGGTGCCATGGCTGCTCAGTCCTCGCAACATTGACGTGAAGGAGATCAACGGCAGTAAAATCACCTGTCGTGGCTTGTTGGAGTACTTCAAG GcgtacataaaaatttaccaggGTGAAGAGCTGCCACATCCCAAGTCCATGCTCCAG GCCACAGCAGAGGCCAATAATCTGGCAGCAGTCGCAGCCGCAAAGGATCTTTACAACAAGAAAATGGAAGAG GTCTGCGGGGGGGACCGGCCCTTCCTGGCCCCCAGCGAGCTGCAGACCCGCCACAGCGCCATCCGAGAGGAGGCTCTACAGGTCTTCCGTGGAGTGAAGAAGATGGGAGGGGAGGAGTTCAGCCGCCGCTACCTGCAGCAGCTAGAGGGGGAAATCGATGAGGTGTTCGTCCAGTACATCAAGCACAATGACTCCAAGAACATTTTCCACGCGGCCCGCACGCCGGCCACGCTGTTCGTGGTCATCTTTGTCATGTACGTGGCTGCAGGCATCACAGGCTTCGTGGGTGTGGACATCATTGCCAGCTTATGTAACATGATCCTGGGTCTGGCGCTGATCACGCTCTGCACCTGGGCCTACATCCGCTACTCTGGGGAATACCGAGAACTGGGCGCCGTCATCGACCAGGTGGCTGGTGCACTGTGGGACCAG GGGAGCACAAATGAG GCTCTGTACAAGCTGTATAATGTAGCGGCCAATCACAGGCACCTGTATCACCACGCCTTCCCTGGGCCTCAGGTGGACGATGTGGCGGAGGAGCAGGACAAGAAGAAGGACTGA
- the atl1 gene encoding atlastin-1 isoform X3, which translates to MDTQGTFDSQSTLRDSATVFALSTMISSMQVYNISQNVQEDDLQHLQLFTEYGRLAMEETFLKPFQSMIFLVRDWSFPYEFPYGQEGGMKFLEKRLKISENQHEELQNVRKHIHSCFTNISCFLMPHPGLKVATNPHFDGRIKEIDGEFINNLKVLVPWLLSPRNIDVKEINGSKITCRGLLEYFKAYIKIYQGEELPHPKSMLQATAEANNLAAVAAAKDLYNKKMEEVCGGDRPFLAPSELQTRHSAIREEALQVFRGVKKMGGEEFSRRYLQQLEGEIDEVFVQYIKHNDSKNIFHAARTPATLFVVIFVMYVAAGITGFVGVDIIASLCNMILGLALITLCTWAYIRYSGEYRELGAVIDQVAGALWDQGSTNEALYKLYNVAANHRHLYHHAFPGPQVDDVAEEQDKKKD; encoded by the exons ATGGACACCCAGGGCACGTTTGACAGCCAGTCGACACTCAGAGATTCGGCCACGGTGTTCGCTCTGAGCACCATGATCAGCTCCATGCAG gTTTACAACATCTCCCAGAATGTACAGGAAGACGACCTGCAGCACTTACAG ctttttacTGAGTATGGAAGACTTGCAATGGAGGAAACTTTCCTTAAACCATTCCAG TCTATGATTTTCCTGGTTCGAGACTGGAGCTTTCCATATGAGTTTCCCTATGGACAGGAAGGAGGCATGAAATTCCTTGAAAAGAGACTGAAG ATCTCAGAGAACCAGCACGAGGAGCTGCAGAACGTCCGCAAACACATTCACTCCTGCTTCACCAACATCTCCTGTTTCCTGATGCCTCACCCAGGACTCAAAGTGGCCACTAACCCACACTTTGACGGAAGAATTAAAG AAATTGATGGTGAGTTCATCAATAACCTGAAGGTCCTGGTGCCATGGCTGCTCAGTCCTCGCAACATTGACGTGAAGGAGATCAACGGCAGTAAAATCACCTGTCGTGGCTTGTTGGAGTACTTCAAG GcgtacataaaaatttaccaggGTGAAGAGCTGCCACATCCCAAGTCCATGCTCCAG GCCACAGCAGAGGCCAATAATCTGGCAGCAGTCGCAGCCGCAAAGGATCTTTACAACAAGAAAATGGAAGAG GTCTGCGGGGGGGACCGGCCCTTCCTGGCCCCCAGCGAGCTGCAGACCCGCCACAGCGCCATCCGAGAGGAGGCTCTACAGGTCTTCCGTGGAGTGAAGAAGATGGGAGGGGAGGAGTTCAGCCGCCGCTACCTGCAGCAGCTAGAGGGGGAAATCGATGAGGTGTTCGTCCAGTACATCAAGCACAATGACTCCAAGAACATTTTCCACGCGGCCCGCACGCCGGCCACGCTGTTCGTGGTCATCTTTGTCATGTACGTGGCTGCAGGCATCACAGGCTTCGTGGGTGTGGACATCATTGCCAGCTTATGTAACATGATCCTGGGTCTGGCGCTGATCACGCTCTGCACCTGGGCCTACATCCGCTACTCTGGGGAATACCGAGAACTGGGCGCCGTCATCGACCAGGTGGCTGGTGCACTGTGGGACCAG GGGAGCACAAATGAG GCTCTGTACAAGCTGTATAATGTAGCGGCCAATCACAGGCACCTGTATCACCACGCCTTCCCTGGGCCTCAGGTGGACGATGTGGCGGAGGAGCAGGACAAGAAGAAGGACTGA
- the atl1 gene encoding atlastin-1 isoform X1 translates to MMAKHRKDRDSWGEWSLGDKNVYDWSSEEEEPDDRARPIQVLLVKDDHTFELDEAALSRILLAEDVRDREVVAISVAGAFRKGKSFLMDFMLRYMYNHASDSWLGDADEPLTGFSWRGGSERETTGIQIWSEVFLVDKPDGRKVAVLLMDTQGTFDSQSTLRDSATVFALSTMISSMQVYNISQNVQEDDLQHLQLFTEYGRLAMEETFLKPFQSMIFLVRDWSFPYEFPYGQEGGMKFLEKRLKISENQHEELQNVRKHIHSCFTNISCFLMPHPGLKVATNPHFDGRIKEIDGEFINNLKVLVPWLLSPRNIDVKEINGSKITCRGLLEYFKAYIKIYQGEELPHPKSMLQATAEANNLAAVAAAKDLYNKKMEEVCGGDRPFLAPSELQTRHSAIREEALQVFRGVKKMGGEEFSRRYLQQLEGEIDEVFVQYIKHNDSKNIFHAARTPATLFVVIFVMYVAAGITGFVGVDIIASLCNMILGLALITLCTWAYIRYSGEYRELGAVIDQVAGALWDQGSTNEALYKLYNVAANHRHLYHHAFPGPQVDDVAEEQDKKKD, encoded by the exons GGTCCCTTGGTGATAAAAATGTTTACGATTGGagctcagaggaggaggagcctgacGACAGAGCTCGCCCCATTCAGGTACTGCTGGTTAAAGATGACCACACCTTCGAGTTGGATGAGGCGGCGCTGAGCCGCATCCTCCTGGCGGAGGATGTCCGAGACCGAGAAGTGGTGGCCATCTCTGTGGCCGGAGCTTTTCGCAAGGGCAAGTCCTTCCTCATGGACTTCATGCTGCGCTACATGTACAACCAC gCGTCCGACAGCTGGCTCGGAGACGCTGATGAGCCACTAACTGGTTTCTCCTGGAGGGGGGGCTCAGAGAGGGAGACCACTGGGATCCAGATCTGGAGCGAGGTCTTCCTGGTGGACAAACCAGATGGGAGGAAG GTTGCTGTTTTGCTAATGGACACCCAGGGCACGTTTGACAGCCAGTCGACACTCAGAGATTCGGCCACGGTGTTCGCTCTGAGCACCATGATCAGCTCCATGCAG gTTTACAACATCTCCCAGAATGTACAGGAAGACGACCTGCAGCACTTACAG ctttttacTGAGTATGGAAGACTTGCAATGGAGGAAACTTTCCTTAAACCATTCCAG TCTATGATTTTCCTGGTTCGAGACTGGAGCTTTCCATATGAGTTTCCCTATGGACAGGAAGGAGGCATGAAATTCCTTGAAAAGAGACTGAAG ATCTCAGAGAACCAGCACGAGGAGCTGCAGAACGTCCGCAAACACATTCACTCCTGCTTCACCAACATCTCCTGTTTCCTGATGCCTCACCCAGGACTCAAAGTGGCCACTAACCCACACTTTGACGGAAGAATTAAAG AAATTGATGGTGAGTTCATCAATAACCTGAAGGTCCTGGTGCCATGGCTGCTCAGTCCTCGCAACATTGACGTGAAGGAGATCAACGGCAGTAAAATCACCTGTCGTGGCTTGTTGGAGTACTTCAAG GcgtacataaaaatttaccaggGTGAAGAGCTGCCACATCCCAAGTCCATGCTCCAG GCCACAGCAGAGGCCAATAATCTGGCAGCAGTCGCAGCCGCAAAGGATCTTTACAACAAGAAAATGGAAGAG GTCTGCGGGGGGGACCGGCCCTTCCTGGCCCCCAGCGAGCTGCAGACCCGCCACAGCGCCATCCGAGAGGAGGCTCTACAGGTCTTCCGTGGAGTGAAGAAGATGGGAGGGGAGGAGTTCAGCCGCCGCTACCTGCAGCAGCTAGAGGGGGAAATCGATGAGGTGTTCGTCCAGTACATCAAGCACAATGACTCCAAGAACATTTTCCACGCGGCCCGCACGCCGGCCACGCTGTTCGTGGTCATCTTTGTCATGTACGTGGCTGCAGGCATCACAGGCTTCGTGGGTGTGGACATCATTGCCAGCTTATGTAACATGATCCTGGGTCTGGCGCTGATCACGCTCTGCACCTGGGCCTACATCCGCTACTCTGGGGAATACCGAGAACTGGGCGCCGTCATCGACCAGGTGGCTGGTGCACTGTGGGACCAG GGGAGCACAAATGAG GCTCTGTACAAGCTGTATAATGTAGCGGCCAATCACAGGCACCTGTATCACCACGCCTTCCCTGGGCCTCAGGTGGACGATGTGGCGGAGGAGCAGGACAAGAAGAAGGACTGA